A DNA window from Microcystis aeruginosa NIES-843 contains the following coding sequences:
- the sppA gene encoding signal peptide peptidase SppA, whose protein sequence is MVWPFKPKTHKQIARIEITGAIASDTRKRVLKALEIVKERQYPALLLRIDSPGGTVGDSQEIYEALKRLQKNTKIIASFGNISASGGVYIGMGANYIMANPGTITGSIGVILRGNNLERLLDKVGVSFKVIKSGPYKDILSFDRELTDEEERILQDMIDTSYQQFLQTVAGARNLDVNQVKSFADGRIFTGQQALELGVVDRLGTEEDARLWALELAGLPPDKTKCQTIEEPKPLLSRLTGNRSPIPPGLQKTLQRLEFELEVNGQLLWLYRP, encoded by the coding sequence ATGGTCTGGCCTTTTAAACCGAAAACCCACAAACAAATCGCTCGAATAGAAATTACAGGTGCAATTGCCTCCGATACCCGCAAAAGAGTCTTAAAAGCCCTAGAAATCGTCAAAGAAAGGCAATATCCCGCCCTACTTCTCCGCATTGACTCCCCCGGGGGAACCGTGGGGGATTCCCAAGAAATTTATGAAGCATTGAAGCGGTTACAAAAAAACACGAAAATAATCGCTAGTTTTGGCAATATTTCCGCCTCTGGCGGCGTTTATATCGGTATGGGAGCTAATTATATTATGGCTAACCCCGGCACGATTACTGGCTCGATCGGTGTTATCCTCAGAGGGAACAATCTGGAAAGATTGTTGGATAAGGTGGGAGTTTCGTTTAAAGTGATTAAATCTGGCCCCTATAAAGATATTCTCTCCTTCGATCGAGAATTAACTGATGAAGAAGAAAGAATTCTCCAGGATATGATCGATACCAGTTATCAGCAATTTCTGCAAACCGTCGCCGGAGCGAGAAATTTAGATGTCAATCAGGTGAAAAGTTTTGCCGATGGGCGCATTTTTACCGGCCAACAGGCGTTAGAATTAGGAGTGGTTGATCGCTTGGGAACCGAGGAAGATGCCCGACTTTGGGCGCTAGAATTGGCAGGATTACCCCCAGATAAAACTAAATGTCAGACTATCGAAGAACCGAAACCCCTCCTCAGTCGTCTGACGGGCAATCGTTCCCCAATACCCCCAGGATTACAAAAAACCCTACAGCGCCTAGAATTTGAATTGGAAGTTAACGGACAACTATTGTGGTTATACCGACCCTGA
- the aroH gene encoding chorismate mutase — protein MTIVQWKVRAIRGATTVTANTIEAIREAVTELLEAIEIHNSLDPDDIVSIIFTATQDLDAIFPAAIARERPHWQNVPLLDVQQMHVVGSLDKCIRVILHVNTPKLQGEMQHVYLQGAKNLRPDWQISPVTINR, from the coding sequence ATGACAATCGTGCAGTGGAAGGTTCGAGCCATTCGGGGAGCAACGACAGTAACGGCTAATACTATTGAAGCTATACGAGAAGCAGTAACAGAACTCCTCGAAGCGATCGAAATCCACAATAGTCTCGATCCCGATGATATTGTTAGTATTATCTTTACGGCAACTCAGGATTTAGACGCGATTTTCCCCGCCGCTATCGCTCGCGAACGTCCCCATTGGCAAAATGTCCCCCTCCTCGATGTGCAACAGATGCACGTCGTTGGTAGTCTGGACAAGTGTATTCGCGTAATTCTCCACGTTAATACTCCCAAACTACAAGGGGAAATGCAGCACGTCTATCTGCAAGGGGCGAAAAATCTTCGCCCCGATTGGCAGATTTCTCCAGTAACTATTAATCGCTAA
- a CDS encoding alpha/beta fold hydrolase produces MALQSPITGTSLEQLSWTWQGHTIPYTVRGEGQPLVLIHGFGASIGHWRKNIPVLAENGYQVYALDLLGFGGTDKPALDYSLNLWQRQIQDFWREKMARPAVFVGNSIGGLITLMLMAESPEITAGGVIINCAGGLNHRPEELNLPLRLIMAAFTGLVSSPVTGKFIFEQVRQKNRIRKTLKQVYRDHTAITEELVEILYQPSCDAGAWGVFASVLTAPPGPSTQELLPQIDRPLLVLWGEDDPWTPIAGSVIYQERAKMGNNTQFYPIAKAGHCPHDEHPEKVNQLILSWLSEMGI; encoded by the coding sequence ATGGCACTACAATCTCCGATCACTGGGACTAGCTTAGAGCAATTGTCTTGGACATGGCAAGGTCACACCATCCCCTACACTGTGCGGGGAGAAGGACAACCCCTAGTATTAATTCACGGTTTTGGGGCATCTATCGGTCATTGGCGCAAAAATATCCCCGTTTTAGCGGAAAATGGCTATCAAGTCTATGCCCTAGATCTTTTGGGATTTGGGGGTACAGATAAGCCCGCTTTAGATTATAGTCTCAACCTTTGGCAGCGGCAAATACAGGACTTTTGGCGAGAAAAAATGGCAAGACCGGCGGTATTTGTCGGTAATTCCATCGGGGGACTGATTACCTTAATGCTGATGGCAGAATCTCCCGAAATCACTGCCGGAGGAGTAATTATTAACTGTGCCGGAGGATTAAACCATCGTCCCGAAGAATTAAATTTGCCGCTGCGTTTAATCATGGCTGCCTTTACCGGTTTAGTTAGTTCTCCCGTGACAGGAAAGTTTATTTTTGAACAGGTAAGGCAGAAAAATCGCATCCGGAAGACCTTAAAACAGGTTTATCGGGATCATACCGCGATTACCGAGGAATTAGTCGAAATTCTCTATCAACCCTCCTGTGATGCGGGTGCGTGGGGAGTGTTTGCATCGGTGTTGACAGCACCCCCCGGACCATCGACCCAGGAATTATTACCGCAAATCGATCGCCCTTTATTGGTACTCTGGGGAGAGGATGACCCTTGGACACCGATCGCCGGTTCGGTAATTTACCAAGAAAGAGCTAAAATGGGAAATAATACCCAATTTTATCCGATTGCCAAAGCCGGTCACTGTCCCCACGATGAACATCCCGAAAAAGTTAATCAATTAATTTTGAGTTGGCTGTCGGAAATGGGGATTTAG
- a CDS encoding alpha/beta fold hydrolase, giving the protein MPQRQTFTNNSMEISYLQWSDRGMPLLLLHGMADHALVWSSLGDYLSSNYQVIAPDLRGHGESGKPATGYHFQDYIGDLRALINHLGWTQAHILGHSWSAKIAAIWATQQPEVFKSLILVDPFFIDKMPSWIRITFPILYQVLPFLKITRSFDSYQSIEAIARQLKQYKGWSNLQQEVFKNAIEQKADGSWSGKFTLSARGEIFEDVMGFAGLTKTLDIPSLLILPQQGLNRTAWQIQSYKKYLTSLEIKKIPGNHWAFLGEPESFNQAVAEFLSVQEIV; this is encoded by the coding sequence ATGCCACAACGCCAGACTTTTACCAATAACTCGATGGAAATTTCCTATTTACAATGGAGCGATCGAGGTATGCCTCTATTATTATTGCACGGCATGGCGGATCATGCTTTGGTTTGGTCAAGTTTGGGCGATTATTTAAGCTCAAATTATCAAGTTATTGCCCCAGATTTGCGGGGACATGGGGAAAGCGGTAAACCGGCAACCGGTTATCACTTTCAGGATTATATCGGCGATTTAAGGGCTTTAATTAATCATTTAGGTTGGACGCAAGCACATATTTTAGGTCATTCTTGGAGTGCTAAAATAGCGGCAATTTGGGCAACTCAACAGCCGGAAGTATTTAAGAGTTTAATTTTAGTCGATCCCTTTTTTATCGATAAAATGCCTAGTTGGATTAGGATAACTTTTCCAATTCTCTATCAAGTTTTGCCCTTTTTAAAGATTACTCGCTCCTTTGATAGTTATCAGAGCATAGAAGCGATCGCTCGTCAATTAAAACAATATAAAGGTTGGTCAAATCTACAGCAAGAGGTGTTTAAAAATGCCATCGAACAAAAAGCTGATGGCAGTTGGAGCGGTAAATTCACTTTATCGGCACGCGGGGAAATTTTTGAGGATGTCATGGGGTTTGCCGGATTAACTAAAACTTTAGATATTCCCAGTTTATTAATCCTTCCCCAACAGGGATTAAATCGCACTGCTTGGCAAATTCAATCTTATAAAAAGTATTTAACTTCTCTAGAGATTAAAAAGATACCGGGTAATCATTGGGCATTTTTAGGGGAACCTGAAAGTTTTAATCAAGCGGTGGCCGAGTTTTTATCTGTTCAGGAAATTGTCTGA
- a CDS encoding RNA-guided endonuclease InsQ/TnpB family protein, with amino-acid sequence MLVVEAKLKNGTPEQYHQLDEAIKTSQFVRNSCVRYWMDNQGTTRNDLQKLCAVLANNKETPYVNKLNSQARQSAADRAWQSINRFYQNCHAKILGKKGFPRFKKHSRSVEYKLTGYQLSDNRRKIKFTDGFKAGEFDLWCSQKTLVYYSEQQIKRVRVVRRADGYYCQFLIDVERQEYHKPTGQITGIDLGLKEFYTDAQGNTVENPRYLSKSEKRFQKAQRRLSKQFRKGKKQSNNYHKQRIKVARLHLKVSRQRKDKAIKDALALVQSNDLVVYEALKVRNLVKNRKLAKSISDASWYQFTEWLNYFAKIYRIVCVAVPPHFTSQDCSVCGTRVQKTLSTRTHQCPNCQTVLDRDHNAAINILKKGLQYLGNHLNGTVGQTETDPNALGESGLWIFSGDIENLSCLVEQGISNSDVERIPRHSVA; translated from the coding sequence ATGCTAGTCGTAGAAGCGAAGCTAAAAAACGGAACCCCAGAGCAATATCACCAGCTTGATGAAGCTATCAAAACTTCTCAGTTTGTGCGTAACTCTTGTGTTCGTTATTGGATGGACAATCAAGGGACAACCCGCAATGATCTCCAAAAACTTTGTGCGGTACTAGCTAACAATAAAGAGACACCTTATGTTAATAAATTAAACTCTCAAGCTCGTCAATCGGCTGCTGATAGAGCCTGGCAATCAATTAATCGGTTTTACCAGAATTGTCATGCTAAGATACTTGGGAAAAAGGGTTTTCCTCGTTTCAAAAAGCATAGCCGTTCGGTTGAGTATAAACTAACGGGCTACCAACTATCTGATAATCGACGTAAAATCAAGTTTACCGATGGTTTTAAAGCAGGAGAATTTGATTTATGGTGTAGTCAAAAAACCTTAGTTTATTATTCAGAACAACAGATTAAACGGGTAAGAGTTGTTAGACGTGCTGACGGTTATTATTGTCAGTTTTTGATTGACGTAGAACGGCAAGAATACCATAAACCAACGGGACAAATAACAGGAATTGACTTAGGTTTAAAAGAGTTTTATACTGACGCTCAAGGCAATACTGTAGAGAATCCACGTTATTTAAGCAAGTCAGAAAAACGATTTCAAAAAGCACAAAGGAGATTATCAAAACAATTTCGCAAAGGAAAGAAACAGTCTAACAACTATCACAAGCAACGGATAAAAGTAGCTAGGCTTCATCTTAAAGTATCAAGACAACGTAAAGACAAAGCAATTAAAGACGCTTTGGCGTTAGTCCAGTCTAATGATCTGGTAGTTTATGAAGCTTTAAAGGTAAGAAACTTAGTCAAAAACCGTAAACTTGCCAAGTCGATTAGTGATGCTTCTTGGTATCAATTCACTGAATGGTTGAATTATTTTGCCAAGATTTATCGGATTGTTTGTGTTGCTGTTCCTCCCCATTTCACTTCTCAAGATTGTTCAGTTTGTGGGACGAGAGTTCAAAAAACATTAAGTACTAGAACTCATCAATGCCCCAATTGTCAAACAGTCTTAGATAGGGATCATAATGCAGCAATAAATATTCTTAAAAAAGGGTTACAATATTTGGGAAATCATCTCAACGGTACTGTTGGGCAAACAGAAACCGACCCAAACGCCTTGGGAGAGTCCGGCCTCTGGATTTTCAGTGGAGACATTGAGAATCTAAGTTGTCTCGTTGAACAAGGAATTTCTAACAGCGATGTGGAAAGAATCCCCCGTCACAGCGTAGCTTGA
- a CDS encoding LysR family transcriptional regulator, which yields MTDIPFTLDQLRILKAIAAEGSFKRAADTLYVSQPAVSLQVQNLEKQLNVPLFDRGGRKAQLTEAGYLLLSYGEKIITLCQETCRAIEDLQNLQGGTLIVGASQTTGTYLLPRMIGLFRQKYPEVSVQLQVHSTRRTSWSVANGQVDLAIIGGEVPAELQETLRIIPYAEDELALVLPIFHPLSKVEMIQKEDLYRLKFITLDSQSTIRKVIDKVLTRCEIDTKRLKVEMELNSIEAIKNAVQSGLGAAFVSVTAIEKELQMGVIHATRIKDVEIRRTLSVIINPNRYRSKAAEAFTLEILPQFSTYPEYLADDHNFEPIPNSQPAEIISK from the coding sequence ATGACCGACATTCCTTTCACCCTAGACCAACTGAGAATTCTCAAAGCGATCGCTGCCGAAGGAAGCTTTAAACGGGCGGCAGATACCCTGTATGTATCTCAACCGGCGGTCAGTCTTCAGGTACAAAACCTCGAAAAACAGCTAAATGTGCCGTTATTTGACCGGGGCGGTCGGAAAGCCCAATTAACGGAAGCGGGATACCTACTCTTAAGCTACGGCGAAAAAATTATCACTCTCTGTCAAGAAACCTGTCGGGCGATCGAAGATCTACAAAATCTGCAAGGGGGAACCCTGATCGTCGGCGCTTCCCAAACCACGGGAACCTATCTTCTTCCCCGCATGATCGGGCTTTTTCGGCAAAAATACCCAGAAGTATCCGTACAGCTACAAGTTCATTCCACCCGTCGCACCTCTTGGAGCGTTGCTAACGGTCAAGTGGATTTAGCCATTATCGGGGGGGAAGTTCCCGCCGAATTACAAGAAACCCTGCGGATTATCCCCTACGCAGAAGATGAACTGGCTTTAGTCCTGCCGATTTTTCATCCTCTGTCTAAGGTAGAAATGATTCAAAAAGAGGATTTATATCGACTAAAATTTATCACCCTCGATTCCCAATCGACGATTCGCAAAGTCATCGACAAGGTTTTAACTCGTTGCGAGATCGATACCAAACGCTTAAAAGTGGAGATGGAACTTAACTCGATCGAGGCGATTAAAAATGCCGTACAATCTGGGTTAGGGGCGGCTTTTGTCTCGGTGACAGCGATCGAAAAAGAACTACAAATGGGAGTTATCCACGCTACCAGAATTAAAGACGTGGAAATACGACGCACTTTGTCGGTAATTATTAACCCGAATCGCTATCGATCAAAAGCCGCCGAAGCTTTTACCCTAGAAATACTCCCCCAATTCTCCACCTATCCCGAATATCTGGCTGACGACCACAACTTTGAACCGATTCCTAACTCGCAACCCGCCGAAATTATTAGTAAATAA